In Sphingomonas sp. LT1P40, the following are encoded in one genomic region:
- a CDS encoding metal-dependent hydrolase family protein: MKRLTAFTAALMLGGTALAQTAPVDRYIHAGKLIDRPGQAPRGASTIAIRGDRIVGVYDGHVTPLGEAPVIDLKDRTVLPGLIDSHVHLSSDRAGQEGLLAEFTESKQLGAYEALWNARKTLMAGFTTVRNLGDGGATLALREAISRGWVAGPRIVDAGSAISTTSGHMDRRLGIADDLHSHFGTENLCDGPDACRKAVRTQIGRGADVIKIATTGGVNSRIGAGLAKQMFDDEARAVVETAHLYGKKVAVHAHGADGIAVALRAGADSIEHGTLIDDESIALFKKTGAYYVPTLSTVNGYLERIAKDANAYPPAVRAKIDWRISITGKALEKAVPAGVKIAFGTDAGVSKHGRNADEFELMVKHGMTPTQAIAAATVNAADLLGLSKEVGSIEVGKSADIIAVAGDPLSDVKVLKSVGFVMRAGVVHKD, from the coding sequence ATGAAGAGATTGACCGCATTCACCGCCGCGCTGATGCTGGGCGGGACCGCGCTTGCCCAGACGGCCCCGGTCGATCGCTACATTCATGCGGGAAAGCTGATCGATCGACCGGGGCAGGCACCGCGCGGGGCGAGCACGATCGCGATCCGCGGCGACCGGATCGTCGGCGTCTATGACGGGCATGTGACCCCACTGGGCGAGGCGCCGGTCATCGATCTGAAGGACCGGACGGTGCTGCCCGGGCTGATCGACAGCCATGTCCATCTGAGTTCGGATCGCGCGGGGCAGGAAGGGCTGTTGGCCGAGTTCACCGAGAGCAAGCAGCTGGGCGCTTACGAGGCGCTGTGGAACGCGCGCAAGACGTTGATGGCGGGTTTCACCACCGTTCGCAATCTGGGCGATGGCGGCGCAACGCTGGCATTGCGGGAGGCGATTTCGCGCGGATGGGTGGCCGGGCCGCGGATCGTGGATGCCGGCAGTGCGATCTCGACGACATCGGGTCATATGGACCGGCGGCTGGGCATCGCCGACGACCTGCATTCGCATTTCGGCACCGAGAATCTGTGCGACGGGCCTGACGCGTGTCGCAAGGCGGTGCGCACGCAAATCGGGCGCGGGGCGGATGTCATTAAGATCGCCACCACCGGCGGGGTCAACAGTCGTATCGGTGCTGGGCTGGCCAAGCAGATGTTCGACGATGAGGCGAGGGCGGTGGTCGAAACAGCGCACCTTTATGGCAAGAAGGTTGCGGTCCATGCGCACGGCGCGGACGGGATCGCGGTGGCGCTGCGCGCGGGGGCGGACTCGATCGAGCATGGCACGCTCATCGACGATGAGAGCATCGCTTTGTTCAAGAAAACCGGCGCCTATTATGTGCCGACGCTGTCGACCGTGAACGGCTATCTGGAGCGGATCGCCAAAGACGCGAATGCCTATCCACCCGCCGTGCGCGCGAAAATCGACTGGCGCATCTCGATCACCGGCAAGGCGCTGGAAAAGGCAGTGCCGGCGGGCGTGAAGATCGCGTTCGGCACCGACGCGGGGGTGTCCAAGCACGGCCGCAATGCCGACGAGTTCGAGCTGATGGTCAAGCACGGCATGACCCCGACCCAGGCGATCGCTGCGGCGACGGTGAACGCTGCGGACCTGTTGGGACTGAGCAAGGAGGTCGGCAGCATCGAGGTCGGCAAGAGCGCGGACATCATCGCGGTGGCAGGCGATCCGCTGAGCGATGTGAAGGTGCTGAAATCGGTCGGCTTCGTGATGCGCGCCGGGGTCGTTCACAAGGACTGA
- the phaR gene encoding polyhydroxyalkanoate synthesis repressor PhaR encodes MKKTANPDGPVIIKKYANRRLYNTETSSYITLDHLAAMTREGRDFKVIDAKTEDDITHNVLTQIIMEEEARGQTLLPVNFLRQLISLYGDSMQAVVPGYLEASMDSFRRNQAQFKSAVEGAFANSPFAEMAKRNMEMFEAATKAFKPGAPGSSAAPEASKDDEIAALKAQLAGLQDKIDKLG; translated from the coding sequence ATGAAAAAGACCGCAAATCCGGACGGCCCGGTCATTATCAAGAAATACGCCAACCGGCGTCTCTACAACACTGAAACCTCGTCCTACATCACGCTCGACCATCTGGCGGCGATGACGCGCGAAGGCCGCGATTTCAAGGTCATCGATGCGAAGACCGAGGATGACATCACGCATAATGTGCTGACGCAGATTATCATGGAAGAGGAAGCGCGCGGCCAGACGCTGCTTCCCGTCAATTTCCTGCGCCAGCTGATCTCGCTTTATGGCGATTCGATGCAGGCGGTGGTGCCGGGTTATCTGGAAGCGTCGATGGACAGTTTCCGCCGCAATCAGGCGCAGTTCAAATCGGCGGTCGAGGGCGCGTTCGCCAACTCGCCTTTCGCCGAAATGGCCAAGCGCAACATGGAAATGTTCGAGGCGGCGACCAAGGCGTTCAAGCCGGGCGCACCCGGCAGCAGCGCCGCGCCAGAGGCGAGCAAGGATGACGAGATCGCCGCGTTGAAGGCGCAACTTGCCGGACTTCAGGACAAGATCGACAAGCTGGGCTGA
- a CDS encoding alpha/beta fold hydrolase, with protein sequence MPLTSFDTAPQHGPRPLPLFLDLLRSETAASPERRAAALAGLAAYQAARRPRPRRPMPAVAQAGRATLRDYGGSGPPVIFVPSLINPPLILDMPYRRSLLRWLSRQGVRPLLVNWGTPTPHDRAQDVAQHIEDLLIPLLRSIGEPAALVGYCLGGTMAMAAAAATPVRGLVLIATPWHFSGFGSKALERIDTLWNAAQPTCEALGLVPMEVLQSGFWQLDPARTILKYERFARLDPASAQAKSFVAMEDWANAGAPLTYAAGRQVFDDMFSTDLPGTGRWKVAGTNIDPALLSCPKIEFVSLTDRIVPAASAADLPDRRDLRLGHVGMVVGSSARAALWRPLAHWLTALPATR encoded by the coding sequence ATGCCCCTAACATCTTTCGATACCGCACCGCAACACGGGCCGCGCCCCCTGCCCCTGTTCCTAGACCTGTTGCGCAGCGAAACCGCAGCATCGCCGGAACGCCGCGCCGCCGCGCTGGCCGGACTGGCAGCATATCAGGCGGCACGCCGCCCGCGCCCGCGCCGCCCGATGCCCGCGGTAGCGCAGGCGGGCCGCGCGACCCTGCGCGACTATGGGGGCAGTGGCCCACCCGTCATATTTGTGCCCTCGCTCATCAACCCGCCACTGATCCTCGACATGCCCTATCGCCGTTCGCTGCTGCGCTGGCTGTCGCGTCAGGGGGTGCGTCCGCTGCTGGTCAACTGGGGCACACCAACGCCGCACGACCGGGCGCAGGACGTTGCGCAGCATATCGAGGACCTGCTGATTCCGCTGCTGCGCAGCATCGGCGAGCCAGCCGCTTTGGTCGGCTATTGCCTGGGGGGCACGATGGCGATGGCAGCGGCTGCGGCGACTCCGGTGCGCGGCCTCGTCCTGATCGCCACCCCGTGGCACTTCAGCGGCTTCGGCTCGAAAGCACTCGAGCGCATCGACACGCTGTGGAATGCGGCCCAGCCGACCTGCGAAGCACTCGGCCTTGTGCCGATGGAGGTGCTTCAGTCCGGCTTCTGGCAACTCGACCCCGCGCGCACGATCCTCAAATACGAACGCTTCGCCCGACTCGATCCCGCCAGCGCGCAAGCCAAGTCGTTCGTTGCGATGGAGGATTGGGCCAATGCCGGTGCGCCGCTCACCTATGCGGCGGGGCGACAGGTGTTCGACGACATGTTCTCAACCGACCTGCCCGGAACTGGACGCTGGAAAGTCGCCGGCACGAACATCGACCCCGCCTTGTTATCCTGCCCGAAAATCGAGTTCGTCTCGCTTACCGACCGCATCGTCCCCGCCGCCAGCGCCGCCGACCTGCCCGATCGCCGCGATCTTCGCCTCGGTCATGTCGGCATGGTCGTCGGGTCGTCCGCCCGAGCCGCGCTGTGGCGACCGCTCGCCCACTGGCTAACCGCTCTTCCCGCGACTAGATAA
- a CDS encoding acetyl-CoA C-acetyltransferase, with protein sequence MTEVVITAAKRTAVGSFLGAFANVPAHELGRVAIEAALEQAGVKGEDVSEVILGQVLTAAQGQNPARQASMAAGVPKEVPAWGINQVCGSGLRAVALAAQAIQTGDATIVVAGGQESMSLSAHAQSMRAGTKMGDVGLVDTMIKDGLTDVFNGYHMGITAENLAEQYQVTRGEQDAFAVRSQNLAEAARSAGKFKDEIAPVTIPGRKGDTIVDQDEYIRAGATLDGISGLRPAFKKDGSVTAANASGLNDGAAALVIMSREEAEKRGSTVLGTIKSWATAGVDPSVMGIGPVPATKKALAKAGWTVADLDLIEANEAFAAQALSVGKELGFDPDKVNVNGGAIAIGHPIGASGARVLTTLLYEMQRRDAKKGLATLCIGGGMGIALCVER encoded by the coding sequence ATGACTGAAGTCGTCATCACCGCAGCCAAGCGCACCGCCGTCGGCAGCTTCCTCGGCGCATTCGCCAACGTGCCTGCGCACGAACTCGGCCGCGTCGCGATCGAGGCTGCGCTGGAACAGGCGGGCGTGAAAGGTGAGGACGTTTCCGAAGTCATATTGGGTCAGGTGCTGACCGCCGCGCAGGGTCAGAACCCCGCGCGTCAGGCATCGATGGCGGCGGGTGTGCCAAAGGAGGTGCCCGCATGGGGCATCAACCAGGTCTGCGGATCGGGTCTGCGCGCCGTCGCGCTCGCGGCCCAGGCGATCCAGACCGGCGATGCTACCATCGTCGTTGCGGGCGGTCAGGAATCGATGTCGCTCTCGGCGCACGCGCAATCGATGCGCGCTGGCACCAAGATGGGTGATGTCGGCCTGGTCGATACGATGATCAAGGACGGCCTGACCGACGTGTTCAACGGCTATCACATGGGCATCACCGCCGAAAATCTGGCCGAGCAATATCAGGTCACGCGCGGCGAACAGGACGCGTTCGCGGTCCGCTCGCAAAACCTCGCCGAAGCCGCACGGTCGGCGGGCAAGTTCAAGGACGAGATCGCCCCGGTGACGATTCCGGGCCGCAAGGGCGACACGATCGTCGATCAGGACGAATATATCCGCGCCGGTGCGACGCTGGACGGAATCAGCGGCCTGCGCCCCGCCTTCAAGAAGGACGGCAGCGTCACCGCCGCCAATGCATCGGGCCTCAACGACGGTGCGGCAGCGCTCGTCATCATGAGCCGCGAGGAGGCCGAGAAGCGCGGCAGCACGGTTCTGGGCACGATCAAGAGCTGGGCCACGGCGGGCGTCGATCCGTCGGTGATGGGCATTGGCCCCGTGCCCGCAACGAAGAAGGCGTTGGCTAAGGCCGGCTGGACCGTCGCCGACCTAGACCTGATCGAAGCGAACGAAGCGTTCGCGGCACAGGCGCTGTCGGTCGGCAAGGAGCTCGGCTTCGACCCCGACAAGGTCAACGTCAATGGCGGCGCGATCGCGATCGGCCACCCGATCGGTGCCAGTGGCGCGCGCGTGCTCACGACGCTGTTGTACGAGATGCAGCGCCGCGACGCAAAGAAGGGGCTTGCCACACTTTGCATCGGCGGCGGCATGGGCATCGCGCTCTGCGTCGAGCGCTGA